From one Eptesicus fuscus isolate TK198812 chromosome 3, DD_ASM_mEF_20220401, whole genome shotgun sequence genomic stretch:
- the LOC103303300 gene encoding ras-related protein R-Ras2-like produces the protein MLDGAEDKILVSSSSVFHDGMVSVLALAAPRPLRSPHFSAPWTQLGQLGCLAAAQTGLPSNSQRPGPQPAGLPARPRAAQVPRAGPRAGSGWAWVGWAWRLPVAVASWQDGSGQEKYRLVVVGGGGGGKSALTIQFIQSYFVMDYDPTIKDSYTKQCVIDDRAARLDILDTAGQEEFGAKREQYMRTGEGFLLVFSVTDRGSFEEISKFQRQILRVKDRDEFPMILIGNKADLDHQRQVTQEGQQLAGQLKVTYMEASAKIRMNVDQAFHELVRVIRKFQEQECPPSPEPTWKGKDKKGCPCVIF, from the exons ATGCTGGATGGTGCTGAGGACAAGATACTAGtgtcaagcagctctgtttttcacgatggcatggtctctgtgctcGCGCTGGCTGCCCCCAGA CCCCTGCGGTCACCCCACTTCTCTGCGCCTTGGACGCAACTCGGCCAGCTGGGGTGCCTCGCTGCGGCACAAACCGGCCTTCCCAGCAACTCCCAGCGCCCGGGACCCCAGCCCGCAGGCTTGCCCGCTCGCCCGCGGGCCGCACAGGTCCCCAGAGCCGGGCCTAGGGCGGGCAGCGGCTGGGCGTGGGTGGGCTGGGCTTGGCGGCTTCCCGTGGCCGTGGCCAGCTGGCAGGATGGCTCTGGCCAGGAGAAGTACCGGCTCGTGGTGGttggcgggggcggcgggggcaagTCGGCGCTCACCATCCAGTTCATCCAGTCTTATTTTGTGATGGATTATGATCCAACCATCAAGGATTCCTACACAAAGCAGTGCGTGATAGATGACAGAGCGGCCCGGCTAGATATTCTAGATACAGCAGGACAAGAAGAGTTTGGAGCTAAGAGAGAACAGTATATGCGAACTGGCGAGGGTTTCCTGTTGGTCTTTTCAGTCACAGATAGAGGCAGTTTTGAAGAAATCTCCAAGTTTCAAAGACAGATTCTCAGAGTAAAGGATCGTGATGAGTTTCCAATGATTTTAATCGGTAACAAAGCAGATCTGGATCATCAGAGACAGGTAACACAGGAAGGACAGCAGTTAGCAGGACAACTGAAGGTTACTTATATGGAGGCATCTGCAAAGATTAGGATGAATGTAGATCAAGCATTCCATGAACTTGTCCGGGTTATAAGGAAATTTCAAGAGCAGGAATGTCCCCCTTCACCAGAACCAACGTGGAAAGGAAAAGACAAGAAAGGCTGCCCTTGTGTCATTTTCTAA